A DNA window from Mucilaginibacter xinganensis contains the following coding sequences:
- the metN gene encoding methionine ABC transporter ATP-binding protein MetN, translated as MIELRNITKTFIKKRSQVTALSNVSLIVPQGRILGVIGASGAGKSTLIRCVNLLEKPTKGEVIVNGQNLTSLSPAELAKARRHIGMIFQHFNLLSSRTVFQNIAFPLELDGTSKSEIKNRVDELLKLVGLEEKSNEYPANLSGGQKQRVAIARTLAGNPKVLLCDEATSALDPATTRSILALLKDINQRFNITILLITHEMNVVKAICNEVAVISEGRLIERGSVSEVFSYPETGLAKQFIASSLHAALPVEYELRLTAEPSGKNHPVVKLEFTGRSAEATILSEASRLFEVDNNIISAQMDYTGGVKYGIMLIEVSGTPENTKKSLEFYKSKLIEVEVLGYV; from the coding sequence ATGATAGAACTAAGAAATATTACTAAAACGTTTATCAAAAAGCGCAGCCAGGTAACAGCTTTATCAAACGTTTCGCTCATTGTGCCGCAGGGCAGGATCCTCGGTGTTATCGGCGCTTCGGGCGCGGGCAAGAGCACACTGATCCGCTGTGTTAATTTACTGGAAAAACCAACAAAAGGTGAGGTTATTGTTAACGGACAAAACCTAACCAGTCTTTCGCCTGCTGAACTGGCAAAGGCCAGGCGGCATATAGGCATGATCTTTCAGCATTTTAATCTGTTGTCATCAAGAACGGTTTTTCAGAATATAGCGTTCCCGCTTGAACTGGACGGCACTTCAAAGTCGGAAATCAAAAATCGCGTAGATGAATTATTAAAATTAGTTGGCCTTGAAGAAAAGTCGAATGAATATCCTGCGAACCTGTCGGGCGGGCAAAAGCAAAGAGTAGCCATTGCCAGAACGTTGGCCGGTAACCCGAAAGTGTTGCTCTGCGATGAGGCCACCAGCGCGCTTGATCCGGCTACAACAAGGTCGATCCTTGCTTTGCTGAAAGACATTAACCAGCGTTTTAATATCACCATATTGCTGATCACGCATGAAATGAACGTGGTTAAAGCCATCTGTAATGAGGTTGCGGTGATCAGCGAGGGCAGGCTTATTGAACGCGGGTCTGTTAGTGAAGTATTTTCGTATCCTGAAACCGGTTTGGCAAAGCAGTTTATCGCATCGTCATTACATGCCGCATTACCGGTTGAGTACGAGCTAAGGTTAACGGCGGAACCTTCAGGCAAAAACCACCCGGTGGTGAAGCTTGAATTTACGGGGCGATCGGCAGAGGCAACTATACTTTCAGAAGCCAGCAGGCTGTTTGAAGTTGATAACAATATCATCAGTGCGCAAATGGATTATACAGGCGGGGTAAAGTACGGCATCATGCTGATTGAGGTAAGCGGTACGCCGGAGAATACAAAGAAATCATTGGAATTTTATAAAAGCAAACTGATAGAAGTGGAGGTATTGGGTTATGTCTGA
- a CDS encoding SusC/RagA family TonB-linked outer membrane protein → MLKIYKLLAILLPFIIVQTVAAQSVKISGLVTAKADGLPLPGVSVSVKGTTTGALTGADGKFTIGANVNDVLKLTYIGYVTREITVKQDEPNLQIVLAEAANSLNEVVITALNISKDKKSLGYSVQGLKSKDISEAKETNLVNALAGKIAGVQVTNSQGDMGSSRIIIRGETSIAGNNQPLFVVDGTIVDNSQFLGTNGSRDFANAIADLNPEDIESLSVLKGPNAAALYGYRAAAGVILIKTKTGKGAKGLGVNINSNTSFSTVQLLPKYQNQYGQGSNGKFSYVDGKGGGVNDGVDESWGPALDGSLIPQFNSNGQPVPFVAHPNNVRDFFKTGVTLNNSVALSGSTEKADYRLSYNNLHQTGIIPNTSQGRNSFSLNSTFRLSPKLTVTTIANYIKDDADNLPGAGGKRATSTMLQFTWFGRQVDISQLKNYKDANGNTFNWNNSYYSNPYWLAYENTVGQHKNRIIGSVELNYKIIDGLTANFRTGTDYYNDKRKIKVAYGTNGTPFGSYEEDAYTVNETNTEGRLQYTKKLNNDFSLDVLGGGNISTILNEENDQVAPKLAVAGLYTLSNSRDPLVSSNSYGKYKTYSYFTSAQIGFRNYAFINLTGRNDWSSTLPAANLSYFYPSVNGSLVLSEALGIKSDILTYAKLRGGWSKVGKAALPYQLNNIYNFTAPFGANPQQSAASIDLNPNLKPETTTSAEAGFELGFFQDRLHLDVSAYNTNSINQILSVDVSPATGYSQKLINGGRINNKGLEIQLGGTPIKANGFTWDITTNYSLNRSKVVSLDAEGRLKSYILGSDRTVQVLAAVGQPYGTLFGNAYQRNANGQIIVAANGTPVINPTKQYLGKFTPKWQGSINNSFTYKGVNLSFLIDARIGGSIYSNTNRTGTYTGVLASTLPGRGAANGGLSYYYPGNNTSAAAVQVTGSAPGGVTVYNDGVIFNGVKADGSKNTTILPAQSYYKGFTNVDEAFVYDASYIKLREVKLGYTLPSKWVKGAGLQSATISVVGRNLWIIHKNAPNIDPETAFNNGNGQGLEDLTLPTVRNIGFNVNLKF, encoded by the coding sequence ATGCTTAAAATTTACAAGCTACTGGCAATACTATTGCCTTTTATTATCGTCCAAACGGTTGCTGCGCAATCCGTTAAAATAAGCGGGTTGGTAACCGCCAAAGCCGATGGACTGCCCCTGCCGGGCGTTAGTGTCTCCGTCAAAGGCACCACAACAGGAGCACTTACCGGTGCCGATGGCAAGTTCACTATCGGTGCCAATGTTAACGATGTACTAAAACTAACTTACATAGGTTACGTTACCCGCGAAATTACCGTTAAGCAGGATGAGCCCAACTTACAGATAGTACTGGCCGAAGCAGCCAATTCGCTGAACGAGGTAGTGATAACGGCCCTTAACATCTCCAAAGACAAAAAATCACTGGGTTACTCGGTGCAGGGGCTAAAATCAAAAGACATCTCTGAGGCAAAGGAAACCAACCTTGTAAATGCGCTGGCGGGCAAAATTGCCGGTGTACAGGTTACCAACAGCCAGGGAGACATGGGCTCGTCGCGCATCATCATCCGGGGCGAAACCTCTATAGCCGGCAATAACCAGCCGCTGTTTGTTGTTGATGGTACTATTGTGGATAACTCCCAGTTTTTAGGCACAAACGGCTCAAGGGATTTTGCCAACGCCATAGCCGATCTGAACCCCGAAGATATCGAATCCCTAAGCGTCCTTAAAGGCCCTAATGCCGCCGCACTGTATGGCTACCGGGCAGCGGCAGGGGTTATCCTTATTAAAACAAAAACAGGCAAAGGCGCCAAAGGCCTGGGTGTCAATATCAATTCAAACACCAGCTTTTCAACCGTACAGCTATTGCCCAAATACCAAAACCAGTACGGACAGGGTTCAAATGGCAAGTTTAGCTATGTTGACGGCAAGGGCGGTGGCGTTAATGACGGGGTTGATGAAAGCTGGGGACCCGCACTTGACGGATCGCTCATCCCGCAATTTAACTCGAACGGGCAACCCGTGCCATTTGTGGCGCATCCCAATAATGTACGCGATTTCTTTAAAACCGGTGTTACTTTAAATAACAGCGTGGCATTGTCAGGCAGTACCGAAAAGGCCGACTACCGCCTGTCCTACAACAACCTGCACCAAACCGGAATTATTCCGAATACGTCGCAGGGCCGGAACTCATTTTCATTAAATTCTACCTTCAGGCTTAGCCCCAAGCTGACCGTAACTACCATAGCCAACTATATTAAAGACGATGCGGATAACCTGCCGGGTGCAGGTGGCAAACGGGCAACCAGCACTATGCTGCAGTTTACGTGGTTTGGCCGACAGGTTGATATAAGCCAGCTAAAAAACTACAAGGATGCCAATGGCAACACTTTTAACTGGAATAACAGCTATTACAGCAACCCTTACTGGCTGGCGTATGAAAATACGGTGGGGCAGCACAAAAACCGCATAATAGGCAGCGTGGAACTAAATTATAAAATTATTGACGGCCTTACCGCCAACTTCCGCACGGGTACCGATTATTATAACGACAAGCGCAAGATAAAAGTAGCTTATGGTACCAACGGTACGCCATTCGGATCGTACGAAGAGGATGCCTACACGGTAAACGAAACCAATACCGAAGGCAGGTTGCAATACACCAAAAAGCTGAATAATGATTTCTCATTAGATGTTTTAGGGGGCGGCAATATCAGTACTATTTTAAATGAAGAAAACGACCAGGTAGCGCCAAAGCTGGCGGTGGCAGGTTTGTACACTTTAAGCAACTCGCGGGATCCGCTGGTGTCATCCAACAGCTATGGTAAATATAAAACCTACAGCTATTTTACTTCAGCACAAATCGGGTTCAGGAATTACGCATTCATCAACTTAACCGGCCGCAATGATTGGTCTTCTACCCTGCCGGCGGCTAACCTTTCCTACTTTTATCCATCGGTAAACGGCAGCCTGGTGCTTTCAGAGGCACTTGGAATTAAGAGCGATATATTAACTTACGCCAAGCTGCGGGGCGGCTGGTCTAAAGTGGGTAAAGCAGCGCTGCCTTACCAGCTTAATAATATCTACAATTTCACCGCACCTTTCGGTGCCAACCCACAGCAAAGCGCCGCAAGTATCGACTTAAACCCTAATTTAAAACCAGAAACAACCACATCTGCCGAGGCAGGTTTTGAACTTGGTTTTTTCCAGGACAGGCTGCACCTGGATGTAAGCGCTTACAACACCAACAGTATTAACCAGATCCTGAGTGTGGATGTAAGCCCTGCTACAGGCTATAGCCAAAAGCTCATCAACGGGGGCCGCATTAACAATAAAGGCCTCGAAATACAGTTGGGTGGTACGCCAATAAAAGCAAATGGCTTTACCTGGGATATTACCACCAATTATTCACTTAACCGAAGTAAAGTGGTTTCGCTGGATGCCGAAGGAAGGCTTAAAAGCTACATACTTGGCAGCGACCGTACCGTACAGGTTTTGGCCGCAGTTGGGCAGCCTTACGGTACTCTATTTGGTAATGCCTACCAACGCAATGCTAACGGGCAAATTATTGTTGCCGCCAATGGCACCCCGGTTATTAACCCCACCAAACAATACCTGGGCAAGTTTACACCCAAATGGCAGGGCAGCATAAACAACAGCTTTACCTACAAAGGCGTTAACCTCAGCTTCCTGATAGATGCCCGGATTGGCGGCTCAATTTATTCAAACACCAACCGTACCGGCACCTATACCGGCGTACTTGCTTCAACCTTACCGGGGCGCGGCGCGGCCAACGGCGGTTTAAGTTATTACTACCCCGGCAATAATACATCAGCTGCTGCGGTACAGGTTACCGGTAGTGCACCGGGCGGGGTAACGGTTTACAATGATGGTGTTATTTTTAATGGCGTTAAGGCCGATGGTTCAAAAAACACCACAATATTGCCTGCTCAAAGCTATTATAAAGGCTTTACAAACGTTGACGAGGCTTTTGTTTACGATGCCTCGTACATTAAGCTGCGCGAAGTTAAGCTCGGATACACACTACCATCTAAATGGGTAAAAGGTGCCGGGTTACAGTCTGCAACCATATCAGTGGTTGGCCGCAACCTGTGGATCATCCATAAAAACGCACCTAATATTGACCCTGAAACGGCCTTTAACAACGGCAACGGGCAGGGCCTGGAAGACCTGACTTTACCAACCGTGCGCAACATTGGCTTTAACGTTAATCTTAAATTCTAG
- a CDS encoding SusD/RagB family nutrient-binding outer membrane lipoprotein, whose amino-acid sequence MKNKYITLLLSGTLVLSAVSCKKDLVKINQNPNAAQNAQPDYLLTAATKTTADTYWGVANTMESSLLFVQYWAKIQYTDPDRYIYSNSAFQELWTVGYSKSIVNLNQIIKLGDAQANSNYKGVALVLRSWVFTLLTDAYGDIPYKQATTIDQYLTPAYDTQKDVYYALLDDLKTAQAALDPAGKAIAGDIIYGNNIALWKKFANSLRLRIALRIADRDATKAKQVLADIQSEGGSYISANAEIAQLVYLDSPNQNPVSNLFDTRDDYRISKTIVDKLFALNDPRLPVYASKTKDATPQTYVGIPNGLLVGDASGLGFTKTSKPGTYFLAPHAPAVIISYAEVLFDRAEAAARGLTTEDAAGLYKQAITASLNQYGIQGSTADSYTALPAVQYDAANFKKSIGEQKWIALFGQGLEAFAEWRRLDYPQLQPAVAGTLNGKIPTRFIYPGTEQSLNGTSYKAAVADQGPDVLTTRLWFDVN is encoded by the coding sequence ATGAAAAATAAATATATAACACTCTTACTCTCGGGAACCCTCGTGCTTTCCGCAGTATCGTGCAAAAAAGACCTGGTGAAAATTAACCAGAACCCAAATGCCGCGCAAAATGCGCAGCCGGATTATTTGCTTACCGCTGCCACAAAAACAACTGCCGATACCTACTGGGGTGTTGCCAATACCATGGAGTCGAGCCTGTTGTTTGTGCAATACTGGGCAAAAATTCAATATACAGACCCCGACAGGTATATCTATTCCAACAGCGCTTTCCAGGAATTATGGACAGTTGGCTATTCAAAAAGCATAGTGAACCTTAACCAGATTATTAAGCTTGGCGACGCACAGGCAAACAGCAATTATAAAGGCGTTGCCCTGGTGCTGCGCTCGTGGGTATTCACCCTGCTGACAGATGCCTATGGCGATATCCCTTACAAGCAAGCTACCACTATTGACCAATACCTTACCCCGGCTTATGACACCCAAAAGGATGTTTATTACGCCCTGCTTGATGATTTAAAAACAGCACAGGCAGCGCTTGATCCGGCGGGCAAGGCTATTGCAGGTGATATTATTTATGGCAACAATATCGCGCTCTGGAAAAAGTTTGCCAATTCATTACGACTGAGGATTGCCCTGCGCATTGCCGACCGTGATGCAACTAAAGCTAAACAGGTTTTGGCAGATATTCAAAGCGAAGGCGGATCATACATCAGCGCCAATGCTGAAATTGCCCAGCTGGTTTACCTGGATTCGCCAAACCAAAACCCGGTAAGCAATTTGTTTGATACCCGCGATGATTACCGCATCAGTAAAACCATAGTAGATAAATTGTTTGCCCTTAACGATCCGCGCTTGCCTGTATATGCAAGCAAAACCAAAGATGCTACGCCGCAAACTTATGTTGGCATCCCGAATGGTTTGCTGGTAGGCGATGCAAGCGGCCTGGGCTTTACCAAAACGTCAAAGCCGGGAACATACTTTTTAGCACCGCATGCACCCGCAGTGATTATAAGCTATGCCGAAGTGCTGTTTGACAGGGCCGAAGCTGCCGCACGCGGTTTAACTACAGAAGATGCGGCCGGCTTATATAAACAGGCAATTACCGCGTCACTTAACCAATACGGCATCCAGGGCAGCACTGCTGACAGCTATACAGCCCTGCCTGCGGTGCAATACGATGCAGCGAATTTTAAGAAATCCATTGGCGAACAAAAATGGATCGCCCTGTTTGGACAAGGACTTGAGGCTTTTGCCGAATGGCGCAGGCTCGACTATCCGCAACTGCAACCTGCCGTGGCCGGCACACTTAACGGCAAAATACCCACCCGGTTTATTTACCCGGGTACGGAGCAGTCACTAAACGGCACCAGCTACAAAGCTGCTGTGGCCGACCAGGGCCCCGACGTGCTTACCACCAGGCTTTGGTTTGATGTAAATTAA
- the metQ gene encoding methionine ABC transporter substrate-binding lipoprotein MetQ: protein MNIKTLSSIALFSIILAACGRKPQTNNTNHIKVGVESGPEFKVAEAAQKVAKERFGLDVELVQFNDYVMPNAALSQGDIDLNVFQNKPYLDVQTKQRGYKFAILGNTFVYPLAGYSRKIKTIDQLKDGSTIIIPNDPTNSGRSLLLLQKAGLLKLKDGVGLLPTVNDIVNNPKNLKILELEAPQLPRSLDDQNVTIAIINNTFAGPAGLVAKRDGIFVEDEKSPYVNIIVSRDDNKSQDNVARFVKAYQSPEVAQAAEVAFKGGAIKGW, encoded by the coding sequence ATGAACATAAAAACGTTAAGCAGTATTGCGCTATTTTCAATAATACTGGCTGCCTGCGGCAGAAAACCGCAAACAAATAATACCAACCACATTAAGGTGGGTGTAGAATCGGGTCCGGAATTTAAAGTTGCGGAAGCAGCCCAAAAAGTTGCCAAAGAAAGATTTGGCCTTGATGTGGAGCTGGTACAGTTTAATGATTACGTAATGCCGAATGCAGCCTTAAGCCAGGGTGATATTGATCTGAACGTTTTTCAAAACAAACCTTACCTGGATGTGCAAACCAAACAGCGCGGCTACAAATTTGCTATTTTAGGCAATACTTTTGTTTACCCCCTGGCCGGATATTCACGAAAGATAAAAACCATCGATCAGTTAAAGGACGGCAGTACCATTATTATTCCAAACGATCCTACCAACAGCGGCCGTTCTTTACTGCTTTTACAAAAGGCAGGTCTGTTGAAATTGAAAGATGGCGTAGGCTTATTACCTACAGTGAATGATATTGTAAACAACCCTAAAAACCTGAAGATCCTGGAACTTGAAGCTCCGCAGCTGCCACGGTCGCTTGATGATCAGAACGTTACCATCGCTATTATTAATAATACATTTGCCGGCCCGGCGGGGTTGGTTGCGAAACGAGACGGCATATTTGTTGAGGATGAGAAATCGCCGTATGTAAATATAATTGTATCAAGGGACGACAACAAAAGCCAGGATAATGTGGCCCGGTTTGTAAAAGCTTACCAGTCGCCCGAAGTAGCGCAGGCTGCGGAAGTGGCTTTTAAAGGCGGTGCTATTAAGGGCTGGTAA
- a CDS encoding glycoside hydrolase family 36 protein, with product MKLTTCLLFFWILTGTSVNAQHFASWDNNELTLNNGIVKRVIKLPASTGRFVTTLYKPISGKFEFFDTVSTDFQFEVNDRVYSGSKTVWQLIGIKNCSDATSGSGAAVTLLSDDKKIELTVQYLLYPGSAAIRKNLTVKNLSHTTVKLESVDVEKLELNADGPTFSQVMHDYGRRRSLGPYDGNMQDALITVHNSQWEQGIVIGNEAAGVIKHTSFFWGGMDICSGFTHKDARYPFRKYILPGELFTTAQVFTMVYNNQKDAGYILNTEVADFVRKYLGSRLSLLKQKPTFVYNTWEPFGSNINEKLVMELARAAAKAGMKEFVIDDGWQDSYGDWGIDKKKFPRGLKPVFDYIKSLGMKPGLWISVGSATPDSKVFKAHPEWFVKDKNGKLTSLHLDADADRYTACFSTGWYGYIKGVLLKLATDYGLEYMKLDFAVVTSPYRYDPTASGCYATDHPGHSDHNESLYANYEQVWKLFDELHAAKPGLFIDCTFETMGGLQLIDYAMLKHAEGNWLSNFTGHAEQIDLSIRNMAWWRSPAIPATALVIGNPEMQDTGWDLHIKSLAGALPIMLGDPRKLTAADITKYRVFADWLQLMDRRYQIMSFRQDLPGFGEPMEGFWDGFQRINTQTKTGGIVGVFRQGSAEVKRMVTVFNLDPLKTYQVKKMDGTAVITQTGRYLNDKGFEVALDKKYDGELFEIAEKAVN from the coding sequence ATGAAACTAACAACCTGTTTGCTATTTTTCTGGATACTCACCGGCACATCTGTAAATGCACAGCATTTTGCATCATGGGATAATAACGAGTTAACGCTCAATAATGGCATTGTTAAGCGTGTTATCAAACTGCCCGCTTCAACCGGCCGGTTTGTAACTACATTGTATAAGCCCATATCCGGTAAGTTTGAGTTTTTTGACACGGTTAGCACCGATTTTCAGTTCGAAGTAAATGACCGGGTGTATTCGGGCAGCAAAACCGTTTGGCAGCTAATCGGTATAAAAAACTGTTCGGACGCCACATCAGGCAGCGGTGCAGCAGTAACGCTGTTAAGCGATGACAAAAAGATTGAGCTTACTGTTCAATACCTGCTTTATCCAGGCTCAGCTGCTATCCGTAAAAATCTTACGGTTAAAAATCTTTCACACACTACCGTTAAATTGGAATCTGTTGACGTAGAGAAGCTTGAATTAAACGCCGATGGCCCCACGTTTAGCCAGGTAATGCATGATTATGGAAGAAGGCGCTCATTAGGCCCCTATGACGGTAATATGCAGGATGCGCTTATTACGGTACATAATAGCCAATGGGAGCAAGGCATAGTAATTGGTAACGAAGCAGCCGGGGTAATTAAACACACTTCGTTTTTTTGGGGAGGAATGGACATCTGTAGCGGGTTTACGCATAAAGATGCCCGGTACCCTTTCAGAAAGTATATTTTGCCGGGCGAGTTATTTACTACCGCGCAGGTGTTTACCATGGTTTACAACAATCAGAAAGATGCCGGCTACATATTAAATACTGAAGTGGCCGATTTTGTAAGAAAATACCTGGGTTCCCGGTTATCGCTGTTAAAACAGAAACCCACGTTTGTATATAATACCTGGGAACCCTTTGGCAGCAATATCAACGAAAAACTGGTGATGGAGCTTGCCAGGGCTGCTGCGAAGGCAGGTATGAAAGAATTTGTAATTGACGATGGCTGGCAGGATAGTTATGGCGATTGGGGGATCGACAAAAAGAAGTTCCCTCGTGGGCTTAAGCCGGTGTTTGATTACATTAAATCGTTGGGGATGAAGCCGGGCTTATGGATCAGTGTGGGGAGTGCCACGCCGGATAGTAAAGTATTTAAGGCGCACCCCGAATGGTTTGTAAAAGATAAAAACGGCAAATTAACTTCGCTTCACCTTGATGCGGATGCCGACAGGTACACCGCTTGTTTTAGCACCGGCTGGTATGGTTATATTAAAGGTGTTTTATTAAAATTAGCTACGGATTATGGACTGGAATACATGAAACTTGATTTTGCGGTAGTGACCAGTCCTTACCGGTATGATCCCACTGCCTCAGGCTGCTATGCTACAGACCATCCGGGGCATTCAGACCATAACGAATCGCTGTATGCTAATTATGAACAGGTTTGGAAATTGTTCGACGAGCTGCATGCCGCTAAACCAGGGCTGTTTATTGATTGTACTTTTGAAACCATGGGCGGCTTGCAGCTGATTGACTACGCGATGCTTAAACATGCCGAGGGTAACTGGCTCTCTAACTTTACCGGCCACGCCGAACAAATTGATTTAAGCATCCGCAATATGGCCTGGTGGCGGTCGCCGGCTATCCCGGCAACAGCGCTGGTTATCGGCAACCCCGAAATGCAGGACACCGGATGGGATTTGCACATTAAATCGCTGGCAGGTGCCCTGCCAATTATGTTGGGCGACCCCAGGAAGTTAACGGCAGCCGATATAACAAAATACAGGGTATTTGCCGACTGGCTGCAACTGATGGACCGTCGCTACCAGATCATGAGTTTCAGGCAGGATCTGCCCGGTTTTGGAGAACCGATGGAAGGCTTTTGGGATGGATTTCAGCGGATAAATACACAAACAAAAACGGGCGGAATAGTCGGCGTATTCAGGCAGGGTTCGGCAGAGGTAAAACGGATGGTTACCGTATTTAATCTTGACCCGTTAAAAACATACCAGGTAAAAAAAATGGATGGAACTGCCGTAATTACGCAAACCGGGCGCTACCTTAACGATAAAGGATTTGAGGTAGCTTTGGATAAAAAGTACGATGGTGAACTTTTCGAAATAGCTGAGAAAGCCGTTAACTGA
- the metI gene encoding methionine ABC transporter permease MetI produces MTFVSGFFGFVIGLPTGVMLFMTREGQVSENRIVNGVISVLVNIFRSIPFIILIVWMIPFTKALVGTSIGVQAALVPLSIGAAPFIARMVENSLVEIPNGLIEAARAMGARPLQIVLKVLLPEALPSIIGAASITLITLVGYSAMGGAVGAGGLGQIGYQYGYVGYDIVVMNTVLVLLVALVFLIQISGEFIAKKVDHRK; encoded by the coding sequence ATGACCTTTGTATCTGGTTTTTTTGGGTTTGTTATTGGCCTGCCTACCGGCGTAATGTTATTTATGACCCGCGAAGGGCAGGTTTCTGAAAACCGGATAGTGAATGGCGTAATTTCTGTGCTGGTAAATATATTCAGGTCAATTCCATTCATTATCCTTATTGTATGGATGATTCCGTTTACCAAGGCGCTTGTTGGGACGTCAATCGGAGTACAGGCGGCCCTGGTTCCGCTTAGTATTGGTGCGGCGCCGTTTATTGCGCGCATGGTAGAGAACAGCCTGGTAGAGATTCCCAATGGTTTGATAGAGGCGGCGCGGGCAATGGGCGCCAGGCCCCTGCAAATTGTGCTGAAAGTACTTTTGCCGGAAGCGCTGCCATCAATTATTGGGGCTGCATCAATTACGCTGATCACACTTGTTGGTTATTCTGCCATGGGTGGCGCAGTTGGCGCCGGCGGACTGGGCCAAATTGGTTACCAGTATGGCTACGTGGGTTATGATATAGTGGTAATGAATACGGTACTGGTTTTATTGGTGGCACTGGTATTTCTTATTCAAATTTCGGGTGAGTTCATCGCAAAAAAGGTGGATCACCGCAAATAA
- a CDS encoding nuclear transport factor 2 family protein, producing MKNKLLLTCSIIVWATLGAFSQNQAALLKDKDQGLAKNKKLIYDFWREVFEGGHMELAPKYMAEGYIQHNPNVPTGRQAFVDFFSKFAVSKPVVDTMKSPVIAITADGDLVTLVFKQENPDPKDPTKKYVTTWFDMFRIEGGKIAEHWDPALKN from the coding sequence ATGAAAAATAAATTACTGTTAACTTGTTCAATTATAGTTTGGGCTACGCTTGGCGCCTTCTCGCAAAACCAGGCGGCATTGCTAAAAGACAAGGATCAGGGGTTGGCGAAGAACAAAAAGCTGATATACGATTTTTGGCGGGAGGTTTTTGAAGGTGGCCACATGGAACTTGCCCCTAAATACATGGCCGAAGGATACATTCAGCACAATCCGAACGTGCCTACAGGAAGACAAGCCTTTGTTGACTTCTTTTCGAAATTCGCGGTTTCAAAACCTGTTGTGGACACCATGAAGTCGCCGGTTATTGCCATAACAGCTGATGGTGACCTGGTTACGCTGGTTTTTAAACAGGAGAACCCTGACCCAAAAGATCCCACAAAAAAATACGTTACAACCTGGTTTGATATGTTCCGCATTGAAGGCGGAAAAATTGCAGAACACTGGGACCCGGCACTAAAAAATTAA
- a CDS encoding RrF2 family transcriptional regulator — translation MLSKKAKYAIKALIFLAKNIDKPPLPVSKISEFEKIPRKYLEVVFLELRNAGYIFSKKGVTGGYVLSKPPEEIFLVGIVRLMDGPIARVSCASAFHYRSCEECLDEATCSIKQVYLKIREQELEVLSGTSIAGMIENEYAAHALSI, via the coding sequence ATGCTGTCAAAAAAAGCAAAATACGCTATAAAAGCTCTTATTTTTCTCGCGAAAAATATAGATAAACCGCCATTGCCTGTTTCAAAAATATCCGAGTTTGAAAAAATCCCCAGGAAGTATTTGGAAGTAGTTTTCCTGGAATTAAGGAATGCCGGTTATATCTTCAGTAAAAAGGGTGTAACCGGCGGCTATGTGTTAAGCAAACCGCCCGAAGAAATATTTTTGGTGGGGATAGTGAGGTTAATGGACGGGCCTATAGCCAGGGTATCGTGTGCCAGTGCGTTCCACTATCGCAGCTGCGAAGAGTGCCTTGATGAAGCTACCTGCAGTATCAAACAGGTTTACCTAAAGATCAGGGAGCAGGAACTCGAAGTTTTATCAGGAACAAGCATAGCCGGCATGATTGAAAATGAGTACGCAGCCCATGCGTTAAGTATTTAA